One region of Eremothecium gossypii ATCC 10895 chromosome II, complete sequence genomic DNA includes:
- the SOK2 gene encoding Sok2p (Syntenic homolog of Saccharomyces cerevisiae YMR016C (SOK2) and YKL043W (PHD1)): MSYYGDWYHYYPQSQQQDGHSTQSEQQAPLPGPLPPQQSNMVSAQQPPQPAFGGLFGQHQSHNGRRPPGEPQKAQASAAGPGVYCYYYPQQPYSGYSPFFGGTQGGGPAKVGGGRREEGPFRHGGCPAPTAYQYPGFQPATYGDPSGAARYAGYAQEQRAAAHQTPAFTQHQQHEKPQQQPQPQQHQHQNQHQHQQRAAVPAAAAYMRQVGGPEALPATAATAASTATTTPVPTTNTSLQSNSPGATKNPFVEPVPSIIPQNSVGAGLGLGGTRVGDGSPASTPATVKKNKAGEGSLLAIATGSHGNTAKAASVADSGSSSSGFESQGPRVTTTMWEDEHTLCYQVEANGVSVVRRADNDMINGTKLLNVAKMTRGRRDGILKAEKVRHVVKIGSMHLKGVWIPFERALALAQREKIVDMLFPLFVRDIQSVIQQTSTTSGPAENGAKLGKLIQATGAPSRNGPPPPYGQQDQQHGAAAAMSVPSQPRRASAVAASSLPQQTPYLVSSYPSSSQPYYGRTGYLPQPISYANYDTGGSALSNYGYSPAGSTSTGTARPPPRSQSPFQALTQVSALAQKQLNSKDQQLLPVGPIAALSSGTPALGQQHFQRREHMQNSLGRSTSDEGHANMLPPPQALIQRDHTVPQGHPHLLSKFTPIATLSSTVAAEHPGSIVYSAKE, encoded by the coding sequence ATGAGCTACTATGGCGATTGGTACCACTACTATCCCCAAAgccagcagcaggacgGCCACAGCACGCAGAGCGAACAGCAAGCGCCATTGCCAGGTCCCCTTCCCCCGCAGCAATCCAACATGGTGTCagcgcagcagccgccgcagcccgcGTTTGGCGGGTTGTTCGGGCAGCACCAGAGCCACAACGGGCGGCGGCCCCCGGGAGAGCCACAGAAGGCGCAGGCCTCGGCGGCAGGGCCGGGGGTCTACTGCTACTACTATCCACAGCAGCCGTACAGCGGGTACAGTCCGTTCTTCGGCGGCACACAGGGCGGCGGGCCGGCCAAGGTaggcggcgggcggcgcgaGGAGGGCCCGTTCAGGCACGGCGGATGTCCCGCGCCGACCGCATACCAGTACCCGGGCTTCCAGCCGGCGACGTACGGCGACCccagcggcgcggcgcgctACGCCGGCTACGCGCAGGAGCAGCGGGCGGCTGCGCACCAGACACCTGCGTTCACACAGCATCAGCAGCATGAGAAgcctcagcagcagccgcagccgcagcaaCATCAGCATCAGAATCAGCATCAGCAtcagcagcgcgccgccgtgccggcagcggcagcctACATGCGCCAGGTGGGCGGGCCTGAGGCGCTGCCGGCGACAGCGGCCACGGCAGCGTCTACCGCGACCACCACCCCGGTCCCGACCACCAACACCTCATTGCAGAGCAACTCGCCGGGCGCCACCAAGAACCCCTTCGTGGAACCGGTCCCCTCTATCATTCCGCAGAACAGCGTGGGGGCCGGATTGGGCTTGGGCGGTACGCGCGTAGGCGACGGATCTCCAGCAAGCACCCCTGCAACAGTTAAAAAAAACAAGGCGGGCGAGGGCAGTCTTCTGGCGATCGCGACCGGCTCGCACGGGAACACTGCAAAGGCAGCCTCTGTTGCCGACTCTGGCAGTAGCAGCAGTGGCTTTGAATCACAGGGACCACGTGTTACGACCACTATGTGGGAGGACGAACATACACTCTGCTATCAAGTTGAGGCGAACGGCGTCAGCGTGGTCCGCAGGGCAGACAACGACATGATCAACGGCACGAAGTTGCTGAATGTAGCGAAGATGACCCGCGGCAGGCGGGACGGTATACTCAAGGCAGAGAAGGTACGGCATGTGGTCAAAATCGGATCGATGCACCTCAAGGGTGTATGGATTCCGTTTGAGCGCGCACTTGCATTGGCGCAACGGGAGAAAATTGTCGACATGCTTTTCCCACTGTTCGTGCGCGACATCCAGAGCGTGATACAGCAGACATCGACGACCAGCGGGCCCGCAGAGAACGGGGCCAAGCTGGGGAAGCTGATCCAGGCCACGGGGGCTCCCAGCAGGAACgggccgccgcctccgTACGGACAGCAGGACCAGCAGCacggcgcggccgccgcgaTGAGCGTCCCGTCGCAGCCGCGCCGCGCATCCGCGGTCGCGGCCTCGTCCCTCCCGCAGCAGACGCCCTATCTGGTCAGCTCGTACCCGTCTTCGTCGCAGCCGTACTACGGCCGCACCGGCTACTTGCCCCAGCCCATCAGCTACGCTAACTACGAcaccggcggcagcgcccTTTCGAACTACGGCTACTCGCCCGCGGGGTCCACCTCCACCGGCAcggcgcgcccgccgccgcgcagccAGTCGCCGTTCCAGGCCCTCACGCAGGTCAGCGCCCTCGCCCAGAAACAACTAAACTCCAAGgaccagcagctgctgccggtCGGCCCCATAGCCGCGCTATCGTCGGGCACACCCGCCCTGGGCCAACAGCACTTCCAGAGAAGGGAGCACATGCAGAACAGCCTCGGCCGGTCCACCTCCGATGAGGGGCACGCAAACATGCtaccgccgccgcaggcgcTCATCCAGCGCGACCACACGGTCCCCCAGGGCCACCCGCACCTTCTCTCCAAGTTCACGCCCATTGCTACCCTCTCTTCTACAGTCGCGGCCGAGCACCCGGGCTCGATCGTCTACTCGGCGAAAGAGTAG
- the PRI2 gene encoding DNA primase subunit PRI2 (Syntenic homolog of Saccharomyces cerevisiae YKL045W (PRI2)) — MFRQSKRRVAQRRHGDGADGATILAGLTAEEEQARYDQLYPAKLSFYALPPVGEITLDQFETWAIDRLKVLLELESLIQRNRAGRELEQAMKPLLGKLLPLGEEQEARRKDYYSHFILRLCFCRTAELRERFVRAETALFRLRFQMLTSADQARFVQSLDLPLVQFIDEAEKQALGAQLYDAVAPQLLHQLQLTDEAQRRQFFQHERFLKLPFESVIDLVGPRHVLLRGGWAYLPQFMQLNHIAAEYAARLATDLRATYQHLPALAGDDRLPPILAHLSAGHVVAPPPPPTGGGLTAADLAAEPVRAALPLCARGLLDGLAANHHLRYLGRQQLALFLKGAGMSADDALRFWADAFTAGPTSLDRFNREYRYALRHTYGLEGNRINYRPWDCRTILAKPRPARNEFHGCPYRDWAPDRLAAALAAMQLAPPAVAAVRDACARREYTLACTHVFDACHGHVAPSAPGHVPAPDMSHIVHPNQFFERARPA; from the coding sequence ATGTTTAGACAAAGCAAGCGACGcgtcgcgcagcggcgccacGGCGACGGCGCGGACGGCGCGACGATCCTGGCCGGGCTGACAgcggaggaggagcaggcgcGGTACGATCAGCTGTACCCGGCCAAGCTGTCGTTCTACGCGCTGCCCCCGGTCGGCGAGATCACGCTGGACCAGTTCGAGACATGGGCCATCGACCGGCTGAAggtgctgctggagctggagtCGCTGATCCAGCGCAACCGGGCGGGCAgggagctggagcaggcgatgaagccgctgctgggcaagctgctgccgctgggcgaggagcaggaggcGCGCCGCAAGGACTACTACAGCCACTTCATCCTGCGGCTGTGCTTCTGCCGGACGGCcgagctgcgcgagcggTTTGTGCGCGCAGAGACGGCGCTGTTCCGGCTGCGGTTCCAGATGCTGACGAGCGCGGACCAGGCGCGCTTCGTGCAGAGCCTGGACCTGCCACTGGTGCAGTTCATCGACGAGGCCGAGAAGCAGGCACTGGGCGCGCAGCTCTACGACGCGGtcgcgccgcagctgctgcaccagctgcagctgacagacgaggcgcagcggcggcagtTCTTCCAGCACGAGCGCTTCCTCAAGCTGCCGTTCGAGAGCGTGATCGACCTCGTGGGCCCGCGCCacgtgctgctgcgcggcggctgggCGTACCTGCCGCAGTTCATGCAGCTCAACCACATCGCCGCGGAGTACGCCGCGCGTCTCGCCACGGACCTGCGCGCCACGTACCAGCACTTGCCCGCGCTGGCCGGCGACGACCGCCTGCCGCCCATCCTCGCGCACCTCTCCGCCGGCCATGTCgtcgcgccgccgccgccgcccaccGGCGGCGGCCTCACGGCTGCCGACCTCGCCGCCGAGCCCGTgcgcgccgcgctgccgctctgcgcgcgcggcctGCTCGACGGCCTTGCCGCCAACCACCACCTGCGCTACCTGGgccgccagcagctcgcgctctTCCTCAAGGGCGCCGGCATGTCCGCCGACGACGCCCTCCGCTTCTGGGCCGACGCCTTCACCGCCGGCCCCACCTCGCTCGACCGCTTCAACCGCGAGTACCGCTACGCCCTGCGCCATACCTACGGCCTCGAGGGCAACCGCATCAACTACCGCCCCTGGGACTGCCGCACCATCCTCGCCAAGCCCCGGCCCGCCCGCAACGAGTTCCACGGCTGTCCGTACCGCGACTGGGCCCCGGACCgcctcgccgccgccctcgCCGCCATGCAGCTCGCGCCCCCCGCCGTAGCCGCCGTGCGCGACGCGTGTGCCCGCCGCGAGTACACCCTGGCCTGCACTCACGTGTTCGACGCCTGCCATGGTCACGTGGCCCCGTCCGCTCCCGGTCACGTGCCCGCCCCTGACATGTCGCACATCGTGCATCCGAACCAGTTTTtcgagcgcgcgcggcccgcGTAA
- the FMS1 gene encoding polyamine oxidase (Syntenic homolog of Saccharomyces cerevisiae YMR020W (FMS1)), translated as MIENAGTPEYTVVVVGAGIAGLKAAAELHSAGIEKCVVLEARARTGGRLLQVESSVFPGRRYDLGASWHHDTLSNELFAEELRLPEAERAGYVFDDVPTMVVSPAGRRLDGDFGLMLEALQREVEHYIEEQYFESLEARDMPFFELVMAYLYERRGVLTDDQIQQLPGTVRFLEFWHAIDWKLLSAKLSEVENNGRNAFVLNYDKLLRRIESGVPREWIRLGTEVTKIERVRDTVHITTADGACYVSKCAIVTVPQSVLELSLKPERVPGRIEFRPPLNDNITSAFERAHYASLGKIFFEFDKCTWDTQRPRVAIAAKVPDDFSAQVRKAQDLQELLRSASAQTEVKLGQDCFDFPQEFQNMVALAGIPTLIAFTQTPLTEHVERLSKQEIVDYFKPAIVVALRALGSKEECLFDLGNTQPQDDSHPGPILKNVIFNPWSQDTYSRGSYTGSHVDDDQLPLTVALNNGQDSRIRFAGEHTVMEGNGCTYGAWESGRREAEYVLEYLRRFPLAHPQDGKKQ; from the coding sequence ATGATAGAAAACGCGGGCACCCCCGAGTACACGGTTGTGGTCGTTGGAGCAGGAATCGCTGGACTAAAGGCGGCAGCAGAGTTACACTCGGCGGGGATTGAAAAATGCGTGGTGCTGGAGGCGCGGGCCCGGACGGGCGGGCGACTGCTACAGGTGGAGAGCTCTGTGTTTCCCGGGCGGCGGTACGATCTGGGGGCGTCGTGGCACCATGACACGCTGAGCAACGAGCTGTTCGCGGAAGAGCTGCGTCTTCCGGAGGCCGAGCGCGCGGGCTATGTGTTTGACGATGTGCCCACGATGGTGGTGAGTCCTGCGGGGCGGCGCTTGGACGGGGACTTTGGGCTGAtgctggaggcgctgcagcgggaGGTGGAGCACTACATCGAGGAGCAGTACTTCGAGTCGCTGGAGGCCAGGGACATGCCTTTTTTCGAGCTCGTGATGGCGTACCTGTACGAGCGTCGGGGCGTGCTCACCGACGACCAGatccagcagctgccgggGACAGTGCGCTTCCTTGAGTTCTGGCACGCGATCGACTGGAAGCTACTGAGTGCGAAGCTCTCGGAGGTGGAAAATAACGGGCGTAACGCATTTGTGCTGAACTACGACAAACTGCTGCGGCGCATCGAATCTGGCGTGCCGCGGGAATGGATCCGCCTGGGAACGGAAGTGACCAAGATCGAGCGGGTGAGGGACACGGTGCACATAACGACTGCGGACGGTGCCTGCTATGTTTCCAAGTGCGCGATTGTGACCGTGCCGCAAAGCGTGCTGGAGCTGTCTCTGAAACCAGAGCGGGTGCCCGGGCGCATTGAGTTTCGCCCCCCCCTCAACGACAACATCACGTCTGCGTTTGAGCGAGCTCACTACGCCTCGCTGGGCAAGATCTTCTTTGAGTTTGACAAGTGCACCTGGGACACGCAGCGCCCGCGGGTTGCTATCGCAGCCAAAGTTCCCGACGACTTTAGTGCGCAGGTCCGTAAGGCCCAAGATttgcaggagctgctgcgaTCCGCCAGTGCTCAGACTGAGGTGAAGCTGGGACAAGACTGCTTTGACTTTCCACAAGAGTTTCAGAACATGGTTGCGCTGGCAGGGATACCGACACTTATTGCGTTCACGCAGACACCTCTTACTGAGCACGTCGAGCGCTTATCAAAGCAAGAGATTGTGGACTACTTCAAACCCGCAATTGTTGTTGCACTACGTGCACTGGGGTCCAAGGAGGAGTGCCTCTTCGACCTCGGAAACACGCAACCGCAAGACGATAGTCATCCAGGCCCAATCCTAAAGAACGTGATCTTCAATCCGTGGTCACAGGATACGTATTCTCGTGGCTCATACACCGGTAGTCACGTGGACGACGACCAGCTGCCCTTGACCGTGGCCCTCAACAACGGCCAAGATTCCAGAATCCGCTTTGCGGGCGAGCACACCGTAATGGAGGGCAACGGGTGCACCTATGGGGCCTGGGAGAGCGGCCGCCGCGAGGCTGAGTACGTGCTAGAATACCTCAGGCGGTTCCCCCTGGCCCACCCGCAAGATGGCAAGAAACAGTAA
- the MAC1 gene encoding Mac1p (Syntenic homolog of Saccharomyces cerevisiae YMR021C (MAC1)), whose translation MIIFDGEKYSCAACIRGHRSTTCKHSDRMLVKVRTRGRPSPMDIRKVILVDAGSQVPMEDEDTEECCDGGKTCGKMDRQPILFLKALKTQKALLVDGALKIMIEDRANSDGVDKRFKFVTEKEFLLQNADMLEARDGCGCQRPGKRARVGCSTGAGSPHAVEPYTYKGVYLSTQCSCDDSACQCANCLIHRKEEELDQFIRQSGVPLTSVDLEDRKPAEAGACCGDRASGLLGYDYAANERTSCACSPVSCMCKDCEIHAEEVVSMNRLLLHGILNTPLKRKMSIQYKGKLINSKFWWDILYLQCAVAREPQLEALDLLQWFDNIIETHGAALPDAEPAATGLDYMLGKLS comes from the coding sequence ATGATCATATTCGATGGAGAGAAGTACTCGTGCGCAGCGTGCATCCGGGGTCATCGGTCGACCACGTGCAAGCACAGCGACCGGATGCTGGTGAAGGTGCGCACGAGGGGCCGGCCGTCGCCGATGGACATCCGCAAGGTGATCCTGGTGGACGCCGGGTCGCAGGTGCCGatggaggacgaggacaCAGAGGAGTGCTGCGATGGGGGAAAGACTTGCGGGAAGATGGACCGGCAGCCGATCCTGTTCCTGAAGGCGCTCAAGACGCAGAAGGCGCTGTTGGTGGACGGGGCGCTGAAGATCATGATCGAGGACCGGGCCAACAGCGACGGGGTGGACAAGCGGTTCAAGTTCGTGACAGAAAAGGAGTTTCTGCTCCAGAACGCGGACATGCTGGAGGCGCGCGACGGGTGCGGCTGCCAGCGGCCCGGGAAGCGGGCGCGCGTGGGGTGCAGCACTGGGGCAGGCTCGCCACACGCCGTGGAGCCATATACGTACAAGGGCGTGTATCTGAGCACGCAGTGCTCCTGCGACGACAGCGCCTGCCAGTGCGCGAACTGCCTGATACACCggaaggaggaggagctggacCAGTTCATCCGACAGTCGGGGGTGCCGCTGACGTcggtggatctggaggatCGGAAGCCGGCCGAGGCTGGCGCTTGCTGCGGCGACAGGGCGTCCGGGCTGCTGGGCTATGACTACGCAGCGAATGAGCGCACGAGCTGCGCGTGCAGCCCCGTGAGCTGCATGTGCAAGGACTGCGAGATCCACGCGGAGGAGGTCGTGTCGATGAACAGGCTGCTGCTCCACGGCATCCTAAACACGCCGCTGAAGCGCAAAATGTCGATTCAGTACAAGGGCAAGCTCATCAACTCCAAGTTTTGGTGGGACATCCTGTACCTGCAGTGCGCTGTGGCGCGAGAGCCGCAGCTCGAGGCGCTGGACCTGCTGCAGTGGTTCGACAACATCATCGAGACACAcggcgccgcgctgccTGACGCGGAGCCGGCGGCCACGGGGTTGGACTATATGCTGGGGAAGCTCAGCTAG
- the UBC7 gene encoding E2 ubiquitin-conjugating protein UBC7 (Syntenic homolog of Saccharomyces cerevisiae YMR022W (UBC7)) — MSKTAQKRLMKELQQLLRDSPDGIVAGPVSEDNLFLWDCLIEGPADSPYEGGVFNARLQFPRDYPLSPPKLTFTPSILHPNVYPNGEVCISILHAPGEDPNMYEEASERWSPVQSVEKILLSVMSMLSEPNVESGANIDACILWRDNRADFERQVQESVRRSLGL; from the coding sequence ATGTCCAAGACAGCGCAGAAACGCTTGATgaaggagctgcagcagctgctgcgcgacaGCCCGGACGGGATTGTCGCGGGCCCGGTCTCAGAGGACAACTTGTTTTTGTGGGACTGTCTGATCGAGGGCCCTGCAGACTCGCCGTATGAGGGCGGGGTGTTCAACGCGCGGCTGCAGTTCCCGCGGGACTACCCGCTGTCGCCGCCGAAGCTCACGTTCACGCCCAGCATCCTGCACCCGAACGTGTACCCCAACGGCGAGGTGTGCATTTCGATCCTGCACGCGCCGGGCGAGGACCCCAACATGTATGAGGAGGCCAGCGAGCGCTGGTCGCCGGTGCAGAGCGTGGAGAAGATCCTGCTTAGCGTGATGAGCATGCTGAGCGAGCCGAACGTGGAGTCGGGCGCAAACATCGACGCCTGTATCCTGTGGCGCGACAACCGCGCGGACTTCGAGCGCCAAGTGCAGGAGTCTGTCCGGCGCTCGCTGGGCCTGTAG
- the DCW1 gene encoding putative mannan endo-1,6-alpha-mannosidase (Syntenic homolog of Saccharomyces cerevisiae YKL046C (DCW1)) — MLAVTFTAAAVLSLLAASGRTLNLDVDDLQSIREATSLLATGLMDYYHGHDYGETVGKFSDPYYWWEAGGAWGSILDYWYYMENSTYNDLLTDSLLHQAGEDLSYTPWNETTTEGNDDQFFWGMAVMAAAERNFPNPPADQPQWLALAQAVFNTMALRWDMETCNGGLRWQIFRWNDGYHYKNSVSNGALFHMAARLTRYTGNATYLEWAERVYDWMYGVGLISIVQPNWHVVYDGTDINDNCTNLNKLQWTYNHGLIMAGCAFIYNHTQDELWHQRTLRFLDSARIFLSNDTLYEAGCQGGDNCNIDQRSFKAYFSRFLGLTAQLVPESRETIVRWIRASAQGAAASCSGGRDGHTCGLNWLINGWDGKWGLGEQMAALEIIQNLRCLERPAPYTAMNGGTSPGDPAAGTKTKAENLPPLDIKAGDRAGAGIITALIGSSFLACTLWLII, encoded by the coding sequence ATGTTAGCCGTTACGTTCACGGCGGCAGCTGTGCTCAGTCTGCTGGCCGCGTCCGGACGGACGCTTAACCTGGATGTGGACGACTTGCAGTCGATCCGCGAGGCCACGTCGCTGTTGGCCACCGGGTTGATGGACTACTACCACGGGCACGACTACGGGGAGACCGTTGGCAAGTTCTCGGACCCCTACTACTGGTGGGAGGCTGGTGGGGCGTGGGGCTCCATCCTGGACTACTGGTACTATATGGAGAACTCGACGTACAACGACTTGCTGACGGACTCGTTGTTGCACCAGGCGGGCGAGGACCTCTCGTACACGCCCTGGAACGAGACGACGACAGAGGGCAACGACGACCAGTTTTTCTGGGGGATGGCGGTGATGGCTGCCGCGGAGCGCAACTTCCCGAACCCGCCCGCGGACCAGCCGCAATggctggcgctggcgcaggcggTGTTTAATACCATGGCCCTGCGCTGGGATATGGAGACGTGCAACGGCGGGCTCAGATggcagattttccgctGGAACGACGGGTACCACTACAAAAACTCCGTTTCCAACGGTGCGCTGTTCCACATGGCGGCACGATTAACGCGTTACACCGGGAATGCCACATACTTAGAGTGGGCGGAACGGGTTTACGACTGGATGTATGGCGTTGGGCTGATCTCGATTGTGCAGCCAAACTGGCACGTCGTCTACGACGGTACAGACATCAACGACAACTGTACCAACTTAAATAAGCTGCAGTGGACTTACAACCATGGGCTGATCATGGCAGGCTGTGCCTTCATCTACAACCATACCCAGGACGAGCTGTGGCACCAGCGAACACTGCGTTTCTTGGACAGCGCCAGAATCTTCCTCAGCAACGACACCCTGTACGAGGCAGGATGTCAAGGTGGCGACAACTGTAATATCGACCAGCGCTCGTTCAAGGCTTATTTCTCCCGGTTCCTGGGCCTGACTGCACAGTTGGTCCCCGAATCGCGTGAAACAATAGTCAGATGGATCCGGGCTTCCGCGCAGGGGGCAGCCGCGTCCTGCAGTGGCGGGCGAGATGGGCACACTTGCGGCCTCAACTGGCTGATCAATGGCTGGGACGGCAAGTGGGGGCTCGGCGAGCAAATGGCCGCGCTTGAGATAATACAAAATCTACGGTGTTTAGAACGGCCCGCTCCATACACCGCTATGAACGGTGGCACCAGTCCCGGCGATCCAGCTGCAGGCACGAAGACTAAGGCAGAAAACTTGCCGCCGTTGGACATAAAAGCAGGTGATCGGGCCGGTGCCGGTATCATCACCGCGCTCATTGGTTCATCTTTTCTCGCATGTACGTTATGGCTTATTATCTGA
- the ANR2 gene encoding Anr2p (Syntenic homolog of Saccharomyces cerevisiae YKL047W) has translation MSLRKQEAPLSPMVYHPRSGNFQLGSASHRVPLTAMCLTKFDVKKGNTVLWTTSLAPEHKLHNIEFKTLPAGIHESEQDWVNFVLPKEDGEFYYGVALFSQNGLRLVEEEQSHGVDRSRVEMYSLAVITDPQFRLDAMAESKYYRWKPNMFICANEYKEDLAQLMEQWLKSKSLEVLEHYFSYNKYQPDLGSPLLMRKWPGSSTLTGGSYEDYAQGSKDDAETFKPSKSWLYLLPEIIEQLGPSIFTLWKACLLRQRILVVNEHGQSFERTNALTYCLSVLSLIPLQLERKLAHANMPLQTLYTIGIADLDHLTDMVSDALHKSDPDGPHLPSFIACTSDEILAERGELFDMVVKLSNYHGVKVYAHGTEVRATPHEWESFQYLSANFLYREYSEVEMNGYMKNVESLSWSQYIIDALYWWSTAGYLQPPYHNTSNLLANCDRVDEKNEVEIVLGIVEYFHSKITLLYEKLHEIITDPDADASDRIAVPSLFLAECGLDCFSFQDHEFLKTLCAQWFNVHIEIRVADFNVFC, from the coding sequence ATGTCTTTGAGAAAGCAGGAAGCGCCACTATCGCCCATGGTATACCATCCACGGTCTGGCAACTTCCAGTTGGGGTCGGCTAGTCATAGGGTGCCACTCACCGCGATGTGCttgaccaagtttgacgTGAAGAAGGGCAATACAGTGCTGTGGACGACGTCGCTGGCGCCCGAACACAAGCTTCACAATATAGAGTTTAAGACTTTGCCTGCTGGGATACATGAAAGCGAGCAAGACTGGGTGAATTTTGTGCTGCCCAAGGAGGACGGGGAATTCTACTATGGCGTGGCGCTGTTTAGCCAGAACGGCCTGCGgctggtggaggaggagcagtCCCATGGCGTGGACCGGTCGAGGGTGGAGATGTACTCGCTGGCGGTGATCACGGACCCGCAGTTCCGACTGGATGCGATGGCCGAGAGCAAGTACTACCGGTGGAAGCCCAACATGTTTATCTGCGCGAACGAGTACAAGGAGGACCTGGCGCAGCTGATGGAGCAGTGGCTTAAGAGCAAGTCGCTCGAGGTGCTGGAACACTACTTCAGCTACAACAAGTACCAGCCGGACCTCGGGTCGCCCCTGCTAATGCGGAAGTGGCCCGGTAGCTCGACGCTGACGGGCGGAAGTTACGAGGACTACGCACAGGGCAGCAAGGACGACGCTGAGACCTTCAAGCCGTCCAAGTCGTGGCTCTACCTGTTACCGGAGATCATAGAGCAGCTGGGGCCGTCGATTTTCACACTGTGGAAGGCCTGCCTGCTCCGCCAGCGAATATTGGTGGTGAACGAGCACGGGCAGTCGTTCGAGCGGACGAACGCGCTGACATACTGCCTCTCTGTGCTGTCGCTAATTCCCCTGCAGCTGGAACGGAAGCTTGCGCACGCGAATATGCCGCTGCAGACATTATACACCATTGGAATTGCCGACTTGGACCACCTGACGGATATGGTCTCAGACGCGCTGCATAAATCCGATCCCGACGGGCCGCACCTGCCCAGCTTTATAGCTTGCACGAGCGATGAAATCCTTGCCGAGCGCGGCGAACTGTTTGATATGGTTGTCAAGCTTTCCAACTATCACGGCGTGAAAGTGTACGCCCATGGCACCGAAGTCCGTGCAACTCCCCACGAATGGGAGTCGTTCCAATATCTTTCTGCCAACTTTCTCTATCGGGAATATAGTGAGGTTGAGATGAACGGCTATATGAAAAATGTTGAGTCGTTGTCCTGGTCACAGTACATTATTGACGCACTCTATTGGTGGTCCACCGCGGGCTACTTGCAGCCACCCTACCACAACACCTCCAACCTGCTTGCGAATTGCGATAGAGTTGACGAGAAGAATGAGGTGGAGATTGTCCTCGGTATAGTAGAGTACTTCCACAGCAAAATCACGCTGTTATATGAGAAGCTACATGAGATAATCACAGACCCGGATGCGGATGCTAGCGATCGCATCGCGGTTCCTTCGCTATTCCTGGCTGAGTGTGGTCTCGACTGCTTCAGCTTCCAAGATCATGAGTTCCTCAAAACTCTCTGTGCACAGTGGTTTAACGTGCATATCGAAATAAGAGTCGCTGATTTCAACGTTTTCTGTTGA
- the BLI1 gene encoding Bli1p (Syntenic homolog of Saccharomyces cerevisiae YKL061W (BLI1)), with protein MNEKQLRQQLDRCLDHVQEHVDMLSARAISKLSGDAVANHEWLSELSGRYPTRSAEELQQFRELKDGYVKKLDTLETEVKYLEDLGQELAEFQNELSVKLQRIRRNSYVQEN; from the coding sequence ATGAATGAGAAGCAactgcggcagcagctggatCGCTGCCTGGATCATGTGCAGGAGCATGTTGACATGCTCAGTGCACGGGCAATATCGAAACTCAGCGGGGACGCGGTTGCCAACCACGAATGGCTGAGTGAGCTGTCCGGCCGCTACCCCACACGGTCTGCGGAGGAGCTACAGCAGTTCCGAGAGCTAAAGGATGGCTATGTAAAGAAGCTAGACACGCTCGAGACAGAAGTAAAGTACCTCGAAGATCTGGGGCAGGAGCTGGCAGAGTTTCAGAATGAACTGAGCGTGAAGTTACAGCGGATTAGGCGAAATAGCTATGTACAGGAAAACTAG